A genomic window from Streptomyces broussonetiae includes:
- a CDS encoding DUF5324 family protein, translating into MTRIDSVRAATGSAKDSVLHAAEVVAPYADTAKERAALYAQEARVRLAPVMSQAADQARVQYDARLAPRLEQARAHVPPKVDLAAHEAAVRTRKAARQAAEYSRPRLEQARAAAVPVRDEAAARGAAALAALRGNVSAEDIQKLARRNKRRCRGARALKGLALLAMLAGGAFAAWKWWDKQANPDWLVEPPAATEVPESNRLGSVDGTSPLDPDVQAKQAEEDAADREDRD; encoded by the coding sequence GTGACCCGCATCGACAGCGTGCGCGCCGCAACCGGCTCGGCGAAGGACAGCGTGCTGCACGCCGCGGAAGTGGTGGCGCCCTACGCCGACACGGCCAAGGAGCGTGCTGCGCTCTATGCGCAGGAGGCACGCGTACGGCTGGCGCCCGTGATGTCGCAGGCCGCCGACCAGGCCCGCGTGCAGTACGACGCCCGGCTCGCCCCACGGCTGGAGCAGGCCCGCGCGCATGTACCGCCGAAGGTGGATCTGGCGGCGCACGAGGCTGCCGTCCGCACCCGCAAGGCTGCCCGGCAGGCCGCCGAGTACTCGCGCCCCAGGCTCGAGCAGGCCAGGGCCGCGGCCGTCCCGGTGCGCGACGAGGCCGCCGCCCGCGGCGCCGCCGCCCTGGCCGCGCTGCGTGGCAATGTCTCGGCCGAGGACATCCAGAAGCTGGCCCGCAGGAACAAACGCCGGTGCCGCGGCGCCCGCGCCCTCAAGGGGCTCGCACTGCTGGCCATGCTGGCAGGCGGCGCCTTCGCTGCCTGGAAGTGGTGGGACAAGCAGGCCAACCCCGACTGGCTGGTCGAGCCCCCGGCCGCGACGGAGGTCCCCGAGTCGAACCGCCTCGGCTCAGTGGACGGCACCTCTCCCCTGGACCCCGACGTCCAGGCCAAGCAGGCCGAGGAGGATGCCGCGGACCGCGAGGACCGGGACTGA
- a CDS encoding helix-turn-helix domain-containing protein, translating into MDAAQQEATARARELQRNWYGEPLGALFRKLIEDLGLNQARLAAVLGLSAPMLSQLMSGQRAKIGNPAVVQRVQLLQDLAAQVADGSVSAAEATERMEEIKKSQGGSVLSNTTQTTSGSGAPTVKRVVREIQSLLRSVAAAGDIIDAADSLAPTHPELAEFLRVYGAGRTSDAVAHYQSHQN; encoded by the coding sequence ATGGACGCCGCACAGCAGGAAGCCACCGCCAGAGCGCGGGAGCTGCAGCGGAACTGGTACGGGGAGCCGTTGGGGGCGCTCTTCCGTAAGCTCATCGAGGATCTCGGCCTCAATCAGGCCCGTCTCGCGGCGGTCCTCGGGCTGTCCGCTCCGATGCTCTCGCAGCTGATGAGCGGTCAGCGGGCCAAGATCGGCAATCCCGCCGTGGTCCAGCGGGTGCAGCTGCTGCAGGACCTGGCGGCCCAGGTGGCGGACGGCAGCGTCAGCGCCGCCGAGGCGACCGAGCGCATGGAAGAGATCAAGAAGTCGCAGGGGGGATCCGTGCTCAGCAACACCACCCAGACCACGAGCGGTTCCGGCGCGCCGACCGTCAAGCGCGTGGTCCGCGAGATCCAGTCGCTGCTGCGCTCGGTGGCCGCGGCAGGCGACATCATCGACGCCGCGGACAGCCTCGCCCCGACCCACCCCGAACTGGCCGAGTTCCTCCGCGTCTACGGCGCCGGCCGCACCTCCGACGCGGTCGCCCACTACCAGTCCCACCAGAACTGA
- the crgA gene encoding cell division protein CrgA — translation MPKSRIRKKADFTPPAAKQAQAIKLTSRAWVAPVMLAMFVIGLAWIVVFYVTDGSLPIDALDNWNIVVGFGFIAAGFGVSTQWK, via the coding sequence GTGCCGAAGTCACGTATCCGCAAGAAGGCCGACTTCACGCCGCCGGCGGCGAAGCAGGCGCAGGCGATCAAGCTGACCAGTCGCGCCTGGGTCGCGCCTGTCATGCTGGCCATGTTCGTCATCGGTCTGGCCTGGATCGTCGTCTTCTATGTGACCGACGGTTCGCTGCCCATCGACGCCCTGGACAACTGGAACATCGTGGTCGGCTTCGGCTTCATCGCCGCCGGCTTCGGTGTCTCCACGCAGTGGAAGTAG
- a CDS encoding DUF881 domain-containing protein: MSNSADSPGTQSTGSGPRVRPRLRPVRVLTAAVFALAGLIFFTSFNTAKGTDIRQDGSLLKLSDLIQQRSRKNKGLDESNAALRESVESLAKSDGGSSKAQDREVRGLERSAGTQPLTGHGLTVTLNDAPPNATAKLPGYPEPQPDYLVIHQQDLQAVVNALWQGGAQGIKVMDQRLISTSAVRCVGNTLILQGRVYSPPYKITAIGDPGKLQQSLAASKAIQTYMVYVNVYGLGWKVTDDGTVTLPGYSGTVDLHYAKPVQ, from the coding sequence TTGAGCAATTCTGCCGACTCCCCCGGGACGCAATCAACGGGCTCCGGCCCCCGCGTCCGTCCGCGTCTGCGCCCGGTGCGGGTGCTCACCGCGGCCGTCTTCGCCCTCGCCGGGCTGATTTTCTTCACCAGCTTCAACACGGCCAAGGGCACCGACATCCGGCAGGACGGCTCGCTGCTCAAGCTGTCCGACCTGATCCAGCAGCGCAGCCGCAAGAACAAGGGCCTGGACGAGTCCAACGCGGCCCTGCGCGAGAGCGTGGAGTCCCTCGCCAAGAGTGACGGCGGCAGCAGCAAGGCCCAGGACCGCGAGGTCCGCGGGCTGGAGCGCAGCGCGGGGACCCAGCCGCTGACGGGCCACGGCCTCACCGTCACCCTCAACGACGCCCCGCCCAACGCCACCGCCAAGCTCCCCGGCTATCCCGAGCCCCAGCCCGACTACCTGGTCATCCACCAGCAGGACCTGCAGGCCGTGGTGAACGCCCTGTGGCAGGGCGGCGCCCAGGGCATCAAGGTCATGGACCAGCGGCTGATCTCCACCAGCGCGGTGCGCTGCGTCGGCAACACCCTGATCCTCCAGGGCCGCGTCTACTCGCCGCCGTACAAGATCACGGCGATCGGGGACCCCGGAAAACTCCAGCAGTCGCTCGCGGCGAGCAAGGCGATCCAGACCTACATGGTGTACGTCAACGTCTACGGCCTCGGCTGGAAAGTCACCGACGACGGGACGGTGACTCTTCCCGGCTACTCGGGCACAGTGGATCTGCACTACGCCAAGCCCGTGCAGTAG
- a CDS encoding class E sortase: MRVIVRTFSELCLTVGALIVLFVAYILFWTGVRADGAMSDQIDQLHRQWAKGSVQPAAATPGKKTPAVSDPAPYHYGRAFAIMYIPRFGFTWNKPVLEGTGRDVLAKGLAHYQGTAGLGQEGNFAVAGHRRTYGDPFLDFPELRPGDAVVLTDGTTWFTYRIDKGPYKTVPTDVEVIDPVPRKSGYTRPGRYLTLTTCDPEWGHSHRLIVWAHLDSTQPVEAGQPKALRH, from the coding sequence GTGCGCGTGATCGTCAGGACCTTCAGCGAACTGTGCCTCACCGTCGGTGCCCTGATCGTGCTCTTCGTTGCCTACATCCTGTTCTGGACGGGTGTGCGGGCCGACGGCGCCATGAGCGACCAGATCGACCAGCTGCACCGCCAGTGGGCGAAGGGGAGCGTGCAGCCGGCCGCCGCCACCCCGGGCAAGAAGACGCCGGCCGTGTCGGACCCGGCGCCGTACCACTACGGCAGGGCCTTCGCGATCATGTACATCCCGCGGTTCGGTTTCACGTGGAACAAGCCCGTCCTGGAGGGCACCGGCCGGGACGTGCTGGCCAAGGGACTCGCCCACTACCAGGGCACCGCCGGGCTCGGCCAGGAGGGCAATTTCGCGGTGGCCGGTCACCGGCGCACCTACGGCGACCCGTTCCTGGACTTCCCCGAGCTGCGGCCGGGCGACGCCGTGGTGCTCACGGACGGGACGACCTGGTTCACGTATCGGATCGACAAAGGGCCCTACAAAACCGTGCCGACGGACGTTGAGGTCATCGACCCTGTGCCACGTAAGTCCGGGTATACGCGTCCGGGCCGCTATCTGACGCTGACCACGTGCGATCCGGAATGGGGGCACAGTCACCGGCTCATCGTCTGGGCGCACCTGGATTCCACACAACCTGTGGAGGCAGGCCAACCGAAGGCTCTGCGCCATTAG
- a CDS encoding peptidylprolyl isomerase — MAEQLYATLKTNRGDIVVELFPNHAPETVRNFVELAQGEREWTHPGTGEKAKKPLYNGTIFHRVISGFMIQGGDPLGTGIGGPGYKFGDEFHPEKSFDRPFLLAMANAGPGTNGSQFFITVAPTTWLNRKHTIFGEVTDKASQAVVQAIAEVKTARNDRPADDVVIESVVIEKR, encoded by the coding sequence GTGGCTGAGCAGCTGTACGCCACCCTCAAGACCAACCGCGGCGACATCGTGGTCGAGCTTTTCCCGAACCACGCGCCCGAGACGGTCCGCAACTTTGTCGAGCTGGCGCAGGGCGAGCGTGAGTGGACGCACCCCGGCACGGGTGAGAAGGCGAAGAAGCCGCTCTACAACGGCACCATCTTCCACCGCGTCATCAGCGGCTTCATGATCCAGGGCGGCGACCCGCTGGGCACCGGCATAGGCGGCCCCGGCTACAAGTTCGGCGACGAGTTCCACCCGGAGAAGTCCTTCGACAGGCCGTTCCTGCTGGCCATGGCCAACGCCGGCCCGGGCACCAACGGCTCGCAGTTCTTCATCACCGTCGCCCCGACGACGTGGCTGAACCGCAAGCACACCATCTTCGGTGAGGTCACGGACAAGGCCAGTCAGGCCGTCGTCCAGGCCATCGCCGAGGTGAAGACGGCCCGCAACGACCGTCCGGCCGACGACGTCGTCATCGAGTCGGTCGTCATCGAGAAGCGCTAG
- a CDS encoding rhomboid family intramembrane serine protease, with the protein MDQAEGSAQDAARSVPVCYRHPDRETGVRCTRCDRPICPECMISASVGFQCPDCVRSGSGTGHAASASRPRTVAGGTVAADPRLLTKILIGINIAVFIAVQADKSLLDQLVLIGVWPPKPYAPTMGVADGEWYRLVTSMFTHQEYWHIGFNMLSLWWIGGPLEAALGRARYLAVYFVSGLAGGALTYLLASPTEASLGASGAIFGLFGATAVLMRRLRYDMRPVIALLVINLVITFGWGSIAWQAHIGGLVAGVVTGYAMVHAPRERRALVQYGTCALVLVVAVVLTLVRTAQLT; encoded by the coding sequence ATGGACCAGGCCGAAGGCAGCGCGCAGGACGCCGCCCGCAGTGTGCCCGTGTGCTACCGGCACCCGGACCGCGAGACCGGTGTGCGCTGCACCCGTTGTGACCGCCCCATCTGCCCGGAGTGCATGATCAGTGCCTCGGTCGGCTTCCAGTGCCCGGACTGTGTCCGCTCCGGGTCCGGCACGGGACACGCCGCTTCGGCGTCCCGGCCGCGCACGGTCGCGGGCGGCACGGTGGCCGCCGATCCCCGGCTCCTCACCAAGATCCTCATCGGGATCAACATCGCGGTGTTCATCGCCGTCCAGGCCGACAAGTCCCTTCTGGACCAGCTGGTGCTGATCGGCGTGTGGCCCCCGAAGCCGTATGCGCCGACCATGGGCGTGGCCGACGGCGAGTGGTACCGCCTGGTGACGTCGATGTTCACGCACCAGGAGTACTGGCACATCGGCTTCAACATGCTCAGCCTCTGGTGGATCGGCGGTCCGCTGGAGGCAGCCCTGGGCCGGGCCCGCTACCTCGCGGTCTACTTCGTCTCCGGCCTGGCCGGCGGTGCGCTGACGTACCTGCTCGCCTCGCCGACGGAGGCCTCGCTCGGCGCCTCCGGAGCGATCTTCGGCCTCTTCGGAGCGACCGCGGTGCTGATGCGCCGGCTGCGCTACGACATGCGGCCGGTCATCGCGCTGCTCGTGATCAACCTGGTCATCACCTTCGGCTGGGGCAGCATCGCCTGGCAGGCACACATCGGCGGTCTGGTGGCCGGCGTGGTCACCGGGTACGCCATGGTCCACGCCCCGCGCGAGCGGCGGGCGCTGGTGCAGTACGGCACCTGTGCCCTCGTCCTGGTGGTGGCCGTGGTCCTCACCCTGGTCAGAACCGCTCAGCTCACCTGA